A stretch of Komagataella phaffii GS115 chromosome 2, complete sequence DNA encodes these proteins:
- a CDS encoding Single-stranded DNA endonuclease (with Rad10p) has translation MSLFVPEDDNLEVYRPEESIDDRAPEISIPLKEAAHQEPIVSDPIDVLCSLPLKYQHLILADLLRQDGLLLLGKGLGLEVIVSNLLHALSSPLRENKRGLIILLNATEFENEKIRELLVELSWVEKLNKGMKKSGRKFVRIDANYVVGKRSKIYASGGIISVTSRIFIVDLLSNLLNLNLITGIIVLHAEKVTDTSNESFIIDFYRQTNKWGFVKAISDDVEKFIHGFQPLKTKLKDLKLSNTLIWPRFHIEVANSLKMNSKNNLVVEISVSLTKRMKTIQLAILSCIEACINELKRHNPEMSTEYWDISNALNKEFVQVIRATLDPVWHRCSWTTKQVIHDISTLKELLGYLLNYDAIKFYETIKTIFDVNKSTKNSSPWLMLDEAISILSLSRERVFLQTSSEPQSFLLEELPKWQQLTEIFQDIADDRSRGNMNEGPILIMCNERSTCVQLRKYLSQNTNRATPGRKFMMMGLNHYNQVQKALKQLKEGLKQEKVVESTDLEALTVSKTFTRNRAHATSSKRRRTRGNKAIQAVDRLYNRDAFIEQDSDQLNISNLEEDSDPGADFEVTGSRNLILSHSIEPADQIVIEKFDARTNESLLDELNPSHIILYEPNLSFIRRIEVYEAIRKQRAAQTFFMYYKDSVEEETYLNSIKREKEAFTKLIREKATLASHYSTDEDNQFRVTKSQVFNTRIAGGSAFRTPTDESSIIVDVREFRSSLPNLCYRIGLKVVPAMLTIGDYIISPRICVERKSIPDLIGSFNSGRLYQQCEQMFRHYQLPALLIEFQEGKSFSLEPFAELRTRPNQTSQQMTPSTVKFFQQDIQAKLITLLIAYPKLKIFWSSSPTQSAQILISLKATEREPDLEKAIQAGVDANMMNSSGAPEFNDAAIDVLTQIPGVTKVNYHLIITKVKNLKKFVNLSLQEMQDIIGKEAGSVAYNFVNWKFNSTSTNSNGLNV, from the coding sequence ATGTCTTTATTCGTTCCAGAAGATGACAATCTAGAAGTTTACAGGCCAGAAGAATCGATTGATGATAGAGCTCCCGAAATATCAATTCCCCTGAAAGAAGCGGCTCACCAGGAACCTATTGTGTCAGATCCCATAGATGTTCTCTGTTCACTACCTCTCAAGTATCAACATTTGATTCTTGCAGATTTGTTGAGACAAGACGGTCTTTTACTTCTTGGAAAAGGCTTAGGACTGGAGGTGATTGTTTCTAACCTCCTGCATGCATTATCTAGTCCTCTAagagaaaataaaagagGCTTAATCATACTTCTGAATGCTACCgagtttgaaaatgaaaaaattagAGAACTGTTGGTAGAATTAAGCTGGGtagagaaattgaataaAGGAATGAAAAAGAGCGGACGCAAATTTGTCAGAATTGATGCCAACTACGTAGTAGGAAAGCGGTCAAAGATATATGCTTCTGGTGGTATCATCTCCGTCACATCTAGAATATTCATAGTTGATTTACTGAGCAACCTTCTCAATCTGAATTTAATAACAGGAATAATTGTTTTACATGCAGAAAAAGTTACGGATACTTCTAATGAGTCTTTTATAATCGATTTCTACAGGCAAACAAACAAATGGGGTTTTGTGAAAGCAATATcagatgatgttgaaaaattcataCATGGTTTTCAGCctttgaaaacaaagttgaaagatctAAAGCTTTCAAATACTTTGATTTGGCCAAGATTCCATATCGAGGTGGCCAACTCGTTGAAAATGAATTCCAAGAACAACTTGGTTGTTGAAATTAGTGTTTCACTTacaaagagaatgaaaacAATCCAATTAGCTATACTTTCCTGCATTGAAGCATGTATCAATGAGCTCAAGCGACACAACCCTGAAATGTCTACAGAATATTGGGACATTTCCAATGCACTGAATAAGGAGTTTGTCCAAGTCATAAGAGCCACATTGGACCCGGTGTGGCATCGATGTTCTTGGACAACGAAACAAGTTATCCACGATATTTCCACTTTGAAGGAACTGCTGGGTTATCTTTTGAATTATGACGCTATAAAGTTTTATGAAACGATAAAAACCATATTTGATGTCAACAAATCTACAAAGAATTCATCTCCATGGTTAATGTTAGATGAGGCCATTTCAATTCTTTCGTTGTCAAGAGAACGAGTCTTTTTGCAAACCTCCAGCGAGCCTCAAAGCTTCCTATTGGAAGAACTACCTAAATGGCAGCAGCTAACGgaaattttccaagatatTGCTGATGACCGGTCACGCGGGAATATGAATGAAGGGCCCATCCTCATCATGTGTAATGAAAGGTCAACATGCGTTCAACTCAGAAAGTATTTATCACAAAATACAAACAGGGCTACACCTGGCCGTAAGTTTATGATGATGGGTCTTAATCACTACAATCAGGTCCAGAAAGCCTTAAAACAACTGAAAGAAGGACTCAAACAAGAAAAGGTTGTGGAAAGTACTGATTTAGAAGCTCTTACAGTTTCTAAGACCTTCACTAGGAATAGAGCCCACGCAACTAGTTCCAAAAGAAGGCGTACAAGAGGTAACAAGGCCATTCAAGCCGTTGATCGGCTCTACAATAGGGATGCTTTCATTGAACAGGACAGTGATCAATTGAACATTTCAAATTTAGAGGAAGATTCAGATCCAGGTGCGGATTTTGAGGTTACCGGCTCAAGGAACCTGATTCTTTCTCATTCAATTGAACCAGCAGATCAAATTGTTATTGAGAAATTTGACGCTAGAACTAACGAATCATTACTTGACGAGTTGAACCCCTCTCATATTATTCTCTATGAGCCAAATTTATCGTTCATCAGAAGAATAGAGGTTTATGAAGCTATCCGTAAACAGCGTGCAGCACAGACATTTTTCATGTATTACAAAGACTCTGTCGAAGAGGAAACTTACTTGAACTCTATCAAAAGGGAGAAAGAAGCGTTTACGAAACTCATTAGGGAAAAGGCCACCTTAGCGTCGCATTACTCTACTGATGAGGATAATCAATTTAGAGTCACAAAAAGTCAAGTATTCAACACCCGTATAGCCGGTGGAAGTGCATTTAGAACACCGACAGATGAGTCAAGTATTATTGTTGACGTTAGAGAGTTTAGATCATCTCTGCCAAATCTCTGCTACCGAATTGGGTTGAAAGTTGTTCCAGCAATGCTAACTATAGGCGATTACATCATATCTCCGCGTATCTGCGTTGAAAGGAAATCCATTCCTGATTTAATCGGAAGTTTCAACTCAGGACGGCTCTATCAACAGTGTGAACAAATGTTTCGTCATTACCAGCTTCCAGCTTTATTGATAGAGTTTCAAGAAGggaaatctttttctttagaGCCGTTTGCAGAGTTGAGAACTAGACCAAACCAAACCTCTCAACAAATGACCCCCAGCACGGTAAAGTTTTTTCAGCAGGATATTCAAGCGAAACTAATCACTTTGTTAATTGCTTATCCAAAATTAAAGATTTTCTGGTCGTCCTCTCCAACTCAATCGGCACAGATTTTAATTTCCTTGAAAGCAACTGAAAGGGAAccagatttggaaaaggcCATACAAGCTGGGGTCGATGCAAACATGATGAATAGTTCTGGCGCCCCGGAATTCAATGACGCAGCCATAGATGTACTTACTCAAATACCAGGTGTGACCAAGGTCAATTATCATTTGATTATAACTAAAGTGAAAAACCTCAAGAAGTTTGTCAATCTGTCGTTACAGGAGATGCAGGATATAATCGGAAAAGAGGCTGGATCTGTAGCCTATAACTTTGTTAATTGGAAGTTCAACTCCACGTCTACAAATTCAAATGGATTAAATGTTTAA
- a CDS encoding One of 10 subunits of the transport protein particle (TRAPP) complex of the cis-Golgi: MKVLSLYLLNKSGGLIYQRDFNPESNGINKLSSNDYLITAGTLHSIHAIVAGLTPPVLYPIQENQTGNQNQTGLFQVETEKFNLFIYQTLTGLKIISIVQKGVSQETATRFMANVHSIYSDYVMKNPFYTLDMPIKCQLFSNKVLLLSEAS; the protein is encoded by the coding sequence ATGAAAGTGCTCTCCTTATACTTGCTGAACAAATCGGGTGGGCTAATTTATCAACGCGACTTCAATCCAGAGTCCAATGGAATCAACAAGCTAAGCTCTAACGATTACTTAATCACTGCGGGCACTTTACACTCAATTCACGCTATAGTTGCAGGCCTAACACCTCCAGTTCTCTACCCTATACAAGAAAATCAGACGGGAAATCAGAACCAAACGGGGCTGTTTCAAGtggaaactgaaaaattcaacCTGTTCATTTACCAGACATTGACTGGTTTAAAGATCATCTCCATTGTCCAGAAGGGGGTGAGCCAAGAGACGGCCACGAGATTCATGGCCAATGTGCATTCTATTTATTCAGATTACGTTATGAAAAACCCGTTTTACACTTTAGACATGCCTATTAAATGCCAGTTATTCAGCAACAAAGTGTTATTGTTGAGTGAGGCTAGTTGA
- a CDS encoding Isozyme of methylenetetrahydrofolate reductase has translation MTKIIDKIKELKGEPFYSFEFFPPKTDNGLRNLLARLGRMSMLNPLFVTVTWGAGGTTSSKTLDLAITCQKDLDLTTCIHLTCTNTSKKLIDNALKAAYDNGIKNILALRGDPPREAQEVAVDQDFKYAIDLVRYIRGQYGDYFCIGVAAYPEGHVEGNDDSEQSIDHDMPYLLEKINAGADFVVTQLFYDADKFCTFYNTLKQRLGRDVVVIPGLMPINTYQLFQRATNLSHASIPPAVGQLFPPDVRHDDDKVKDIGVKLMIDIVDQIYNETHGEVNGYHFYTLNLEKSVAQIVDKSSLLSPRLTVSSRFENAIESSSEDEKEQNQQTKTIIAISSGEGTMGKEATWDDFPNGRYGDSRSPAYGEIDGYGPSLKVSSSRAYKLWGYPVDLDDITKIFIAYLSNRITALPWSELGLNPETGLIQEELIQLNEKHMFTISSQPSANGVKSTDKLFGWGPSEGYVYQKAFVEVFINKKQWNEEILPNLQGHKSVTWYLGDCNNAFDTNIKIPLSSNSVTWGCFPDKEIVQTTIIGEESFQAWNEEAFNIWREWQKLYPKNTASYNLLGSIINNFYLVTLINHDYANDNNNLWEILLQ, from the coding sequence ATGACTAAAATTATCGACAAGATAAAGGAGCTCAAAGGAGAACCTTTCTATTcgtttgaattttttccCCCGAAGACCGACAATGGTCTAAGAAACCTTTTGGCTCGTCTGGGAAGAATGTCCATGTTGAACCCTCTGTTTGTGACCGTTACCTGGGGAGCAGGCGGTACAACTTCAAGCAAAACATTAGACCTTGCAATCACTTGtcaaaaagatttggaTCTCACTACGTGTATTCACTTGACTTGCACAAACACCAGCAAGAAACTGATCGATAATGCATTGAAAGCCGCTTACGACAATGGAATCAAGAATATATTAGCACTTAGAGGTGATCCACCTCGAGAGGCTCAGGAAGTTGCAGTTGACCAAGACTTCAAATACGCTATAGATCTTGTCCGTTATATTAGAGGGCAATACGGGGATTACTTTTGTATCGGTGTTGCTGCGTATCCTGAAGGTCATGTAGAGGGAAACGATGACTCGGAACAATCTATTGATCATGATATGCCATATCTGCTGGAAAAAATCAATGCAGGCGCTGATTTTGTCGTGACGCAACTGTTTTATGATGCTGACAAGTTTTGTACCTTTTACAACACTTTAAAGCAACGCCTGGGTAGGGACGTCGTGGTCATCCCCGGATTAATGCCCATTAATACATACCAACTATTTCAAAGAGCAACTAATCTCAGTCATGCTTCTATTCCTCCAGCCGTTGGTCAACTGTTTCCTCCTGATGTGAGAcatgatgatgataaagTCAAAGATATTGGTGTTAAGTTGAtgattgatattgttgatcaaattTACAATGAAACGCATGGTGAGGTCAATGGGTATCATTTTTATACCCTGAATCTGGAGAAGTCAGTCGCTCAAATTGTTGACAAATCAAGTCTTCTCTCTCCGAGGCTGACAGTAAGCTCAAGATTTGAGAATGCAATTGAATCTTCGTCcgaagatgaaaaagagCAAAATCAGCAGACGAAAACCATCATTGCCATCTCATCAGGTGAAGGTACAATGGGTAAGGAAGCTACATGGGATGATTTCCCTAATGGTCGTTATGGTGACTCTAGATCTCCGGCTTATGGTGAAATCGATGGTTATGGACCTTCATTGAAAGTTAGCTCTTCAAGAGCCTACAAACTATGGGGCTATCCAGTTGATCTGGATGATATTACTAAGATTTTTATTGCTTATCTTTCAAACAGAATAACGGCTCTTCCATGGTCAGAGTTGGGATTGAACCCCGAAACGGGTTTGATCCAAGAGGAGCTTATCCAACTTAACGAAAAGCATATGTTTACAATCTCATCCCAACCTTCTGCAAATGGAGTCAAATCTACTGACAAGCTTTTTGGATGGGGTCCGTCTGAGGGTTACGTGTACCAAAAGGCTTTTGTTGAGGTGttcatcaacaaaaagCAATGGAATGAAGAAATTCTGCCCAACTTGCAAGGACATAAATCGGTAACCTGGTATCTGGGCGATTGTAACAATGCCTTTGACACTAATATCAAGATTCCCTTGTCTTCCAACTCAGTTACTTGGGGTTGCTTCCCAGATAAGGAGATTGTGCAAACGACGATTATTGGAGAGGAATCCTTCCAAGCATGGAACGAGGAGGCGTTCAACATATGGAGAGAATGGCAAAAACTTTACCCTAAGAATACTGCCAGTTACAACCTACTTGGTTCGATCATCAATAACTTTTATTTGGTTACATTAATTAATCACGATTATGCAAATGATAATAATAACTTGTGGGAGATCCTATTGCAGTAG